Within Carassius carassius chromosome 8, fCarCar2.1, whole genome shotgun sequence, the genomic segment CCTTCCTCAAGCCGTGTACGATAGTGTCTGTGGGTTTTCAGATCAAGGCTGAATGTTTTCACCCGTTGCCTGGGTACAGCGGGGCCGTTGGCCCCCGGTTGCCGCGGGAGACGGGGATGGGCGTGGCCAGAGCTGGTCTACTGCAGTTTAGCTCGCTCTCTTTGCCGCCACCAGTTCCCGCCATGAGGGAGGGGCTTTGGCACAAAGACAGAGAGGAGGATTTCCCGCCAAATGCCTCATATGTAAATAAGCCCGGGTGGGAGGGGCATTCAGCTGTGGCACGGTTAACTCTTTCAGTGCTGGAATGAAGCCTACATAACCCCTAAGCTCATAAAGATGACTTATATAACCACACCGTCTCGCCTTATGTTCCATGTTATGTAACTTACGAACCGAGCTCTCACAGCATGTATGTGTCTGTGAACTTCTAATGTAATTAACAAAGAACTTGTGTGAGATTAATGACTACCCTGTCTGGAAATGTATTCTTATTTCTGGGCTTACATGTAAGGGTGTTATGGTCTTTATTGCATATTAGTGCAGGAAATTAACATGCAGAGCTCTTAAGGTTTTGTGTAGTTGTAAGTTTGTCTGCTGGGTTTTGATCTGAATGACTTTTCCATTACTATTAAGTTGATTTCTAAAGTTAAGGTTGTGTGAATGTTTTGTGTTGGCTCTGAGAGACTGTCTTTGTTGTAGACTTCTCAATGTCCTGCTGCGTTACCTCAGGGAAAGCCTCATCTTTTCTGTTTGCAGAATGAGTTCCTGTGCTTTAACACTAGAATGAGATCTGAACAGTCACAGACCCACAGGAAATAAAGGAatgtttcacccaaaaattaacattttcaagtaactaacttttcatttttgaagAACCAGCAGACTGCCTTTTACAGACTGCTTTTTTCCGTAAATAATGAATGTAAGTTGTGAATACAACAATTCATGATTAGGAAAAGTGTGTGTAATGAGGCTTATCAGcaatgcaattaaaaatgtttgtaatttttaaatgctaaaaaattatgcgtacatcaaattaaacaatgctatgaatgtgttttattattatatattataataacttATAATATTATAAGTATTTGACTttataaatacttaaatatattaGAATACAAATAATTTGTAAGAAATTATGTAAAGGTTtaactattcattttaaattgttagaaaatgaaatgtaaaaacaaaaatgccattttaatttgaattgaaacatttacacatttatacaaaaataattttatatcataAAATTTTGTATGAATGTGTACATTTGAATggtataaaatgtatgcattatatttgtacattataactgaaaatgtttcaattgcatatatatatatatatatatatatagttttagcgtagtcatttttaaatacttaatcatctttaaatatttaaaatgacttttaccTTGCTTCCTTGGCTCTGGTGCGCTGTGTAACCCCTCTGTTGTTACAGTTGGTGTGGGTGTGGACAGGGCAGGTGGAGGTGATGACGGTTGGGAAATAACCGCACTACATTAAAGCCCCGTGCCAAGAGTTCCCTCAAACAATAGAAAAAGGATACACACAACAACTACATTGTTACCTAGACTGGGAGTTATGGGAGTGTACTGATAATGCAGACTAATCAAACGCAGTTAAATATTACAGACGCACGCTTCCATCAACCCCTAAGGGCCCCTGTCGTAAAAAAACACAGCCGGTAACTGTCACAGGGTCCATGCCCTCCAGATAGAATATCTCACACTTTACTTCCCTCTCTTCCTGGTTTTTCCCTTGATGTCGGGGGTGGAACGGTCTGGTTCATGTTGGGCCGGTTTGTTCACCTGCCAACGAACTAGCTAATCGTGAATTTACCTGGAAAACTCTCAAAAATACAGCCAAAGGCAGCTCCCATGTGCAGGAAGTGTGATATAGCTTTCTTAGAGTCTCGATGGACCGACGTGAGATGATGGACTGTCTGCATCTGTACTGGGTCAGCACTGGATGTGTCTAGACATGTCAGCTCGGTTTATGACAGGATAATCAGTCactgataaaatatttattttcaaatggaTGTGAGTCTTGAATTTACAAAAGTACCAAGGGCTTCAATAAACATCCAATCCACCTATAAATAATGCAGTGCCGATGACTAGTGAGCTTTAGTTTGTtcaattttaattacattaaggGTAAGTTCAAGAACCAAATGGTTAAATCGTTAGACAGCTGTTTGTCATTACTCAATTAGGTTAACATATCATATCACAAATATGAACAGAACCTGTGTTGGTGTGTTTTCAGTATGAAAAACATTGTGCAGagttcttttattttagttttttctgaatttttacAAAGGCCTGTGTATGAATCATATATGTCCACTTTGTCTTGGCTCTCTTCACAGCTTTCCAATAATAACTGCGCACGTCGTCTCATCTTCTGTTCTTTTGTCCCAGATTACTAAAGCTTTCTCTGCACTAATATCAGCCTGACCTTCCTCAGACTCACTGGGGCTTCTGTAAAGACGTGGTAACATTTATGTACACATGAAATATGTGGGTGTAAATGTTTTGATAAGAGCTGAAATTAGGCTATAAAAATTTAAGGGCCCCTTGGTACTGTAGGGCTGTGAATATAGGCAAGCCAGCTCAATTTTAGTACGTTGCTTCCCCCTTGTGGCTGAATGTAAAACTTAACGACACTGTTGCTGAGATTTTgtgctgcattaaaaaaagtcaTGTTTTTGGAAATAGCATAACAGGTTAAATACACGCTACTGCCAAAATACCCAAATACTAGTGTTAGCCCAAGAGGAGAACAATACCTTTACATGAAGCTTTTTTTGTCTACTGAAAACCAGGTGTAGGAAAAAACACTTAAATCTTACACATTGCAGTTTTTCCACAGTAAACTCATAATTTGATGCTCAAACTTTAGTAAGGTACGTGTTGTAGTGGTTATATTTAGATAGGTGTAGCAATAAGACATCTTAAATATAGTAATGCAAAATAactcattaatatgtgctttataagtaggctactaataaacagccagtatgcttTTAATATGCATGCTAGTAAGAAACTGGTTAGTGTTCCCTAATTAAAAGCGTTACCTCTATATAATACTGTTAGCATAATCATTTGACTTAAAAGtcgaaataaattattttttataaatttcagATTGCAGCAGTGTttggtttgtcttttttttttttttgctttttttttttttttgcttaaatacCAGCAGTAGTGTGAATTCCATAAATCTGTGTGCAACATGATCATCTAGGTCCTAAAATAATTCTTATtcattttgttgtatattttgttttttaattatattttttgagtGATAATATAGTAggactgtatactgtatatgtatcagtgtgtatgtgtgtgtatatatatatatatatatatatatatatatatatatatatatatatatatatatatatatatatatatatctcagtatatatatatatatatatctcagtatATGCTACTATTGAAAATTTGGGAACAGTAAAGTtcccaaaagtgtttttttttcttcttcattttttgATAAGTCTCTTATAAGtgcatttattagtatttttaacaatttatttttaagctgaataatggaaaatattaatctttagcatcattattccagatttcagaaatcactctaatctGCTGCTTTGATgcttgaatatttttttcatgaattttgaaaacagttgtgctgattaatttTGTGAAAACTGATTCTTTAttcttcaaaagaacagtattgatttgagaattattattttttttaatttatgtaacaTAATAAACTATCACGATTCATGATTTTATTACAATTCTTtatcatgttggttttactgttTTGTAAGTTGTCTGAGTATAACAGTcgaactaatttccctattataaagacaaagccttacAAGGTAACACAATATAATAAAAGAATGTCGGATATTTAGGCCAGAGTGGGCAAAGATAcaaatctttgtcattattttatgcatttaaaaaaattataagaacAAAGATagacattcaaataaaacaaacagtgctttatttttagATACAATAGGTGTATTTAACAGGAGCATtgaagaaattgaatgaacaaatataagaataaaacacTACAGTATATAGATTGATTCCTATTAACACAACTATATTAAAGattttcagtcaagagcagtgagggatttttctgtgttttggtgttttattaatattaaaggtataatttacccaaaaataaaaattgtcatcagTTCCGTGATGGTGTCTTATTTTTATACCATTTACTCACAAAATGGTTTTATACCTGAATGTTTCTTTCTCCCGCTgataaatgctattttgaagaAAGTGGAAGAAACATCAGTGATTTCCACAGCATTTTTCCCCCTCCTACTATCAAAGTCAACGTTTGGTTACCCacaatctttaaaatattttttgttttcagcacaagaaagaaatgaatacaggtttgggacaacatgagagtgagtaaataatgaaagaaattaaattttagggtgaactatccctttaatcacagTCGGCAACATTGTtgggactgtccctttaaaacctgcacgcatctaatatacatacacatatacacatatacaaaaGATAACTTCAGTAATCAGGCGCTGCTTGACCGTCTTTTTAGTGAGTGTGCTTCAGGTGTAGGTTGCAGTTTTGTGATTGcaaataagtgcagtgtcccaTGAGAGTAACTCCACCACTGATGTGAATGTATGTGGCGTTGCATATTGAGACTGCGGTTGGCAGAACTGTAGCTGATAGAATGTGTTCTGAAGCACgatactacgatatttcttcaaaagcagatcgtggagacattgtCCATGATCAAAAATCGTAATCTCGCACACCCCTAGTGTAATGTCCTCAGAAtacagcaccatggacagcaactcaTTCATTCAGTGTGAGTCAAAACTTCATTATCCACAAGACTGACCTCATTCAGCCTTAAAAATACATTGTTTGATGGTGAAGGTGAAATAACCTTTTATGAGAAGAATATTCTGAGAGAGCAGCTCAAGTCAATGACAAAACGCCATGTTGAATGTAGTAAATGACAAGTTTATTTCTtgcacaaaatgtacaaaataacaaGCAAATGGACAGCACCCCTGGCCccccacaccccccccccccccccctccctgttTGAATTCCCCGCTGATATGAAGTTGAAGATCTGGAACAAATGTCTACGGCAAGTCCGATGTTCCAAGCCAAAACGCATGGTTTTCTTAGAGACAACACATACCCAATTCAGATTCACCGaacaattaaatgaataaaaacaccaTATTTACAGTCTTGTCGGAACTTTTACAGCATGCCATCTAAATATTCATACAGAGCTTTTGTTTTGCAACAGAACTCCATATAGAAAACGTATTAGAAGATCAAATCAAGTTCGACTAATGGCGAGAGACACCCAAAATACAGCACTGCGTTTGTCACGGTTGTCATCtttatgattcattcttttgtttttcaaacccacatctttttttctttttttaattctgtaattCTAACAGAAAGAATCTCTACTGAACATTTGTTTAGGCCCTTAAAAACTCTTATTTACACCAAGTGTTTTGCAGCTTCAAGTCTGAGTGTATATAATGTATCGCAAGATTTAGATTGTGTTCATGATTAAACGAATCACTCGGCACATCACTTCTATTTATTCTAGGTAATGTCGCAGTCTCATTTGGCAATGATTTGCTTGCAGGCAATGCATTGCTTTTACTTTTGGATACAGAGGAAAGCAAATCCACATCGCTGTGTTGTCGTTCACAATGGTGTGATTTGGTTtattagttcctcactttctacAGATGATGTATATAATATGTGGATTCTGAATGAGACGCAGTGGTACGAGAAGCAGCTATGGCACAGGGCAGAATGTGTGTTTGCGTCTGAATTACGGTTTCATGGCTTACTTGCTCCATTTAGCATCCAAACTTTAtaagagccaaaaaaaaaagctatttaaaagATTGTTCGTCTCATATGTACAACTTGCTTTTAACCTCCACAGACGAGCTCTTAGCATTATCCCATGTCTCTTACATTGGTATGAAGGCATTTCAAACGATCGTGTTCGCAGTTGTTGCCTCGGTAGAGTATTGCTGTACAGCACTAGTGAAGAAGTCTAACAAAACGCTTCATTTCTATACAAAACTATCCTGTGCTTTCCGAATATATACAGCTAGATGGTTATAGTACGCGTTTGAGAGATCTCAAGTATGTGATCTTTACATTTATTCTGTAACAGACTTTGTGCCAAAGAGGAAATGCCATGGACTGCAGTTTTACCAGGAAACCCACGATTCCCAGAATGCACTGGATGGAGCGTATAGAGGATAATGAGGCAAAGGCGTTACAAATCAAATCGAGTCTAAACGTATGACAATGTATCTGAGCTATACACTGTTTCAAGCCACGTTAAAGTCTTTTCTGTGAAGTGGGACTCCTTTTCAAGTGTGCAAAAATACTTTAAGACGTAACTTGGAAAATGAACCATTTTGTTGGTGGTTTTAAAGATCACGTTTGAATTCAGTTCCTAAAAGTTTAATATGCTTTTGTAAGACCTTTATATTTGTATCGGGTAGTTTTGTttgcattttgaatttgaatatacatatatatatctctatttttcctgcttttataaaatgacacATGATGATGAACCATCaacaatctatatatatatatatatttatttatttatttattttcatattcctTTCTCTTTTCTAGAATATCTTATTTAATTTGAGATCAAGTTGCATTATGCTCTTGTAAACAAACAGGCTTCAGGGGTTTGCCAGCCGTCGTCGTTTGTTCTCTGACAGTCAGTCTCTTTCTCTGCGCTCGCTCTTTCTCGCTCTCATTGAAGCAGGGCCCTGATTTGTTTAGAGGTGCTGTCATCATTTAAATGTCTTGTTGTATACCTGGATGAAAGAAATAAGCTTTCAGGTCATGCATGTTCTACacacattttagttttttatccATGTGCAGTTGGGAGGTGTTGTATTGCACACTCACCTCAGTGCATTCAACAGTCCCTCCACGCTGTTCGAAGGCTGCTCTTTCAACACCTTGATGCAGCCCTTCATctgcaaatgcacacacacatgcatgcaaaaaTACAACTTTAAAAGAAAGGTCACCGCTTTCTGTCCCTCACCCCTGACTGTGATCATGgacacccacccacacacccaaaaaaaagCATACGTGAATGACCACAAACCCCTCTAGCGCTGCTCTAGATTTAGAAATACTACAATGTGTGGCGATACTAGGTAGAATCACCCAGGCTTCTCGTCTATAAAATGAAGAAATAGGTCTCATATGACCAATAAACACCATAAAAGTAGGCCACATGACCTGAGTGCCATAAGTCACACAATAGATTTTGttaaaaagaagtctctttttgtgctgcatttatttgatcaaaaatacagtaaaactattactattgtgaaatgttaatacaatttaaagcagctgttttctattttaatacatcttcaattgtaatttattcctgtggttcTTGTTTTCAGTGTTGAAAAGTTATGCTGCTTACTAttgttgtggaaaccatgaaacgctacttttttttaatttaaagacatttataatgttacaaaagacttaCATTGCAAATATGCTGTTCACTGAactttttatcaaataatcctgaaaaagaaaTACCAcaaaacttttttcaacattgaaaataagaaccattattaataattgagccccgataattgagcagcaaatcagcatattagaatgatttccgaaggatcatgtaacatgatgctgaaaattcagctttaccattacATAACTAAAATCACACAAAAGCTATAATACAACTATGGCCATTCTTCTCAATCATTTTCTGTAAAGGTGAGCATATTTTATGCAgtcctcattcactttcattacatGGAAAAGAGTGGATAATCTGTCTAACATCATATATTtctgcagaagaaataaagtcatacaggtttggaacaacatgagggtgaggaaatgattTCAGGGTGAACTGCGGAATTAagaaagtataaaatatattcacagaAACATGCAGAAGTTGCATTTGACTGTAGACAATTTAGCCACATTTAGATGTATTAATTTTACTGCATATTAGACACTACCAGATAAAAACATTAGATAAAAACTAATGATACTACGCTTCACTTTTACAAGCCGCAAACCAACTaatccgaactgattgcactatattttcacacttttttttatgtaaaatcattttctaactgttttaaattcattttaaataagtaaatattttaataatttttaaagtttttaaatggcttgttttcttcttttttttcttcattattattttactttcttttatgtaaagcactttgaattaccattgtgtacgaaatgtgctatataaataacctTGCCTTGCCTTGGTCCAGATTTTCCCAGTTCATCACATTAACTGTGAATGTGATCCACTAACATCCAGAAAGTGTCTAGATACCggtatattttttttcaacagtacaaTGTTACTATATAATGTGAATTagtttgctaaaaaaataaatgacactgaatttgatattttgttatagtACAATGACCAAGTTGTGGatgaagtgtccaaatactttttgggtcCAGTGTACCTGAAACTAATAAAGCATTCTTACGTCAATCTTGGAGGTCTTGGCAAAGGCACCCACTGGATGAACATGGTCATAAAGGATGATGACGCCCACCATCACGCGCATACAGAACAGCATGGTGTCTGTGTTAGTAAAACGGCACCGGTACTCCCTATGGACAGGAAATAGTGATCACTTTAAGCAAAACTGAATGGATTCTGGATAACTGACATATGAAATGTTCAAATAATCATATAGTTTTATTGAAAAGACGTTGAATCAGATGAACTTACGGAGTCTCCAACATAACACGGCACACGCAGGCCATAGTGCTCAGGCAATCTGTGGTGTCCTCAATTGGCAAAGTCTTGTTCTGCAACATGCATAGAAGTGAACACCGGTAAGAGCCTCTAGAGGGCAACGACATTTCTGTTTTCTCCATTTCACAGGAAGTCAAATGGTTGGAAAAATACCTATATTGAACAAGTCAAAACTGTCATTCAAATGTATTTGGATATAATATCTGAAAGTAAAAACTTTAAACTAATACGAGCTAATTTTTCCCCATTTTTCTTTCTATATTCCCCTGACATTGACATATTTGGATATATGTAGGCTACTCTTCAtttaagggaaagttcacccaaaaatgaaaatgctgtcatcatttgccATTGCCTTCATATAGTATGAAAAaactactgtggaagtcaatagcTACAGTCAACCGTTTAGTTAccaatatcctttaaaatatcttcttttgtgttcaactcacaggtttggaacaacgtgataagttttttttttttaactatcccACATTTGCAGAAGATTGGGTGAAATCATGAATTACCTCAGATACAAACTTAGTCGTGGCGTTGCTCAGAGTTTTGAGCATGGGTGTGGCTTCGGCGTAGAAGAGCGACATCCGATTGGCCATTTCATTATTCACTTCATTCTCAGCTTCTAACTGTAATGCAAGTGTAAAATATCGGGTCACATGATTAAGCTTTTTCTTAGGTAACACATTAACCTTCCTATACAAATGCACTCTCTGCTCAGTCGATTATAATCACTTTGATGTGTTTCTTTTTAAAGGCATGCACACTAACAATGATTAGCTCAAACTGTTGGTTGCTCATACATGCATTACACTATAAAACTGCGTCATGAGGCAGATCACATGAGCTTCACTCTGCATTTGAACTTGTTCACATTCTTAACAAGCTTTGTCATTCAAACGAAGTTCCCAACTTTAATTGGAAATTTATGACTTCTTTTGTCGGAGTGAATGctcttatttcagtttttctgcttcagaatttcatttttaattcagtgtGAATTAccacttgccatttctttgtaccGTTTGTGAATCTTGTTTTCTACAGCAAATTATATTCAGTGTAGTAATATCAAGTTCAGCAGATTGTGAACTTACCTGCTGGTTGTTCAGCCGATTTCTGCTGATGGTCCTCCTATAGTAACTAAAGTCATTCTGTATGGCTGGATTTGTCATCTAGTAAAGACAGGATTCAGAAATGTCAAAAGCGTCTTCAGTGTAGATTATTAAAGGGGCTTGACTGAGTGCAGATCTAAATAGTTTAGATGAACACATGAAATCAAAGTGAATAATGTGTGAGAAATGCTCACCTTGAGCTCATCAAAGCT encodes:
- the LOC132145523 gene encoding CYFIP-related Rac1 interactor A-like isoform X1 → MGNLLKLLACTEFEHGPIVFLDFEHAQPTEAETAVWNQVSAVLEEAHGILAELQSYNGAGQEIREAIQNPNDLQLQEKAWNAVCPLVAKLKRFYEFSLRLENALRSLLEALTSPPYAPMQHLEREQALAKQFAEILHFTLSFDELKMTNPAIQNDFSYYRRTISRNRLNNQQLEAENEVNNEMANRMSLFYAEATPMLKTLSNATTKFVSENKTLPIEDTTDCLSTMACVCRVMLETPEYRCRFTNTDTMLFCMRVMVGVIILYDHVHPVGAFAKTSKIDMKGCIKVLKEQPSNSVEGLLNALRYTTRHLNDDSTSKQIRALLQ
- the LOC132145523 gene encoding CYFIP-related Rac1 interactor A-like isoform X2; this encodes MGNLIKVLGKDLENCPHFFLDFENAQPTEAETAVWNQVSAVLEEAHGILAELQSYNGAGQEIREAIQNPNDLQLQEKAWNAVCPLVAKLKRFYEFSLRLENALRSLLEALTSPPYAPMQHLEREQALAKQFAEILHFTLSFDELKMTNPAIQNDFSYYRRTISRNRLNNQQLEAENEVNNEMANRMSLFYAEATPMLKTLSNATTKFVSENKTLPIEDTTDCLSTMACVCRVMLETPEYRCRFTNTDTMLFCMRVMVGVIILYDHVHPVGAFAKTSKIDMKGCIKVLKEQPSNSVEGLLNALRYTTRHLNDDSTSKQIRALLQ